GAAAAATGGCGTCGAACATTCGTAAACAACAAAAAGAGGAAAGGGAAATGCCTCCTTCTAAGTTTCCACGAACAAAGGAATACCGCGAAAACAAGGTAATAGTTATTTTAAGAAGCACatcatgaagaaataaataaactgaacaaCCAGAAAAAAACCTAAGTTGGACCAAAAGCGAGAGCCAACAAAACACAACCTTCTGCCTTCACTTCCAGCGGCCTTTTTCAATGACGTCTTAATTTCGTgtagtaaaattctttaaatataaataataagtctttctttcaaacatttaaagatgtaattctgttaatgaattttgaaaatttacgaTTCGAAATATCTTGCAGAAAAGAAAAGTAGATTgtataaggaattaaaattataagaattttaatgatttctcttTCCTATATTTTATGATTCACTGTCTACATATTTAGCTTTCTGTATCCTGAAATCAAAGTATGAAAATATGTCTcgtttttcttgattaatttgtTTAGAACTACCAAGATTTTAAGTTCATTCTAGAAAAGATTATTAagacaaaagcaaataaatagggacactataaaaatgtttattaaatagtCAATTATAACTTAAGATCTAATTTTAAACCatcatttcagatattattattttaagaatcgTTATTGCATTTGACTTTCAAgcgaaagaagttaaaaaaaaaaaaattatattgtaccaaaaaaaaaaaaaaaaaaaaaaattgaccaaaAAATTCAACCTTTACATTTTCATAAcaacttttttggaaaatatttatctgcTTGTGagcataataactcaaaaatacaacacagaagaatttaaaaaagcattttaaaaatcattcataaaaatataaataattagaaaaaaaaattatttttgcagatCACACTTGGCATACATTGTATAGCTGCTAATGGTGAATGCAgcttttggtttattttaaagatataacttTTTTACAATTATACTTAATACATATATTGTAAAAGGAAAGTTTGGCTTCAGATACAGAACAATGTCCTCAAATATTGCATAAAGATTCAAACCAAATATTTgcaattgtattaatatttatgaacatGATAGGGGTGTTTTTAAATCCTGTAattataaagagaattaaaattatacattatgtGAATAACTtccataaatatttgttttaattaagtacaaatttgtatggaaaatgtaaatatatcttgtaatttacttaataattacgTGTTGAACTATATATTGTTGTAGAGAAATCAGTGtcacagaaagaaaattttccaagAGATTTCTTTTACTTACATTGCAATTAATTAAAGAGGAATTTCATTTGCtgacataattaataattttgttaaaaaataatattttctaaaaaagtgattttttttttttttttttagctaacaGATGCTGATCAGGAATCTTACAAAAATTTCTCTGCTGTTAAAAGGAAATTTGATGATGAGGAAGGTAATAtaagatattcattatttttaaaagatacttaaaatttttttttgtgcataatgatttatgacatttaatttttccaaaataaaacatacttaaataagccataagtaatttaataaatagtgaataaccataattagaaatttaattaaataatgataataataatatctaattttaataaacataactatatattattttcaaatgcaaataaatcatttattacacATGCAATTTGAGTACAATCTCAATTTAACACCAAATGCACTATGAAATTCACAAGcaacatgtatttttaaaaatttctttttttccttttcttttttgaataaattataaagcaGAAATATGAAGGAAATTTACGAAggagtacaatttttaaaaattagattccaTCTATAAACATGTAATTAGCTGatttacacacatatatatattattgtgataaaaaatttctgaaatgcttctttaaatatatattatatttaaataaaccttTAAATTCATGCCTACAGTTGCCAGATTTTTTATCATCCAATTAGCTAATAATgacatgaataaaaaaagtattcaaaaagtgaaaatatttgaaataataatctgTCTGAGaatgattttaagatttatttaatgaaataggaTGATATGAATGATTCTCTTTTTCTAAATCTACTATGcccttcaataatttaaaaacatgtgaTTTTTAATAATCCGTGTCAATTTGTATAGACATGTATTcataatagatgtattattttCATGTTCCTGCTTATTTTGGTTTTaggtaatatttaattcatatttatatgctaccataattcatgttttaaaaggATGATATTCTTACATATTGTTACAATTTTGTTAAGTCCAAATGGGCCTTTGTATTGTTTGcttcatgttaaatattttttaatggcttGTTTTGAATAgaagaattttgcattttgtatagAAGTACAATTGTGTTGAAAAACTGATTGAAGCAAAATAGTCTGCAATGCTGCTGTTTTAAAATCAGAttctgttattaataattatttctcttaatttagaATTTGGTTGCATAATACATGGCTACCTCAAGAAGTTAGGTGGTCCATTTCCTTCATCATGGCAAACTCGATATGCTCAACTTTATTTTAACAGGTTAGAGTTACATGCAGAATCTAGTAGTGTCAGACCAGAGGTAAGAACTGtgctaaaataaatacttttttgaaatgccaccattaaaattgtatttcggTTACATTTGATGcacattgtaattttttcatgctatttttaaaaataaatttatactatttctcaataatttaattgttaatgatGCATCTggtgcataatatatatatatattattgaaaaaaattgttacataaaatagcataacagtagtattcaattttttcattatatatttttgttttaaaattatattttatttttatataaaaatgtacatCTTAAAATTGGAAGCATTGCatgcaaaaataacaaatgtataaaagttaccattatatttttgtagactgacattttcttttgttaattttgtgCACGAAagcttttggaaataaatttatttgggcatttaatgaaataataaatattaacagaGTTTATGATAACTAGAGACTTGTCAATGAAACaatataatagcaataataaaaacaaaatattacaataagtaTACGATTGTATGTTCAATTGTCCTGTTAGATCTGTcatagaaatatcatttttctctgaagattaaaactagaaatagATAATTAGCTTCCTACTCTGTTACAATAGAGTAGAGTATACTAGCTGAATTTGCTGACTACTTTActgtaactaattaaaaattataatatgtatgTGTAAACAATGCATGTCTTTTAGCAGAAATGTACTTATGGCAAATCTTATTTGACAAcgaaattcatttattgaaaatccTTTCATTACTGATTTCTAAATATCAGCAcctattatgttttttttctcaaGCTATTTGTTTAGTTGCAtaaaattgtttgcatttttctgaaatacaatattttttacagcTGATATTCATAGATCAGATTGAAGAAGTTGTAGCAGATTATGTTATGGTGAATGGGAAACAatgtattgtattaaaaatgaatgctgaAAAATGCAGGGATGCAGAAATTGTTCTAACGAATCCAGTAAgtgaaatttattagaatattcaagcatatatttttatttctagaaacaaAAGTGCAATGTACGTATTTTAACAACCTACAATGATGTTTCGATTTAGAATTATGCtcggggggaaaaaaaaagaaattgcagatttataaatttcaattttaagatgaagttataaaaacagggaaagatgtttttataaacatttttttatgtttataattttttaaaaatatcgttttttaagaattttatgatattattgttaacaaaattaaaattttatagattatttttgtgtttttttaaagctGCATACAAATAATATGCCTCTATTTTATTACagctttcttattttcaaatggtttaaaagatgattttaaattaacatgTATACTATCATTAAGGTTATATATTGTTTATGAATTGGAATAAATGAAgtccatttttttacaatttttctccaaaattaatattgagtttgtaatttaaattaaaaagtatgtgTGAATTATCAAAATGTGTAAGTAAAGTGATTATATATGTGTAAGTGAATgtgtcaaaattatattaaactgttATACATGAATAATTTGcagttatttattaaagtttatattgaaaaaagttactaaaaattctcatttatatgttcattatcattagaaaatatttggcagttaatatatttatagaaaagtttTGAGAAGTGAAATTTTTGTTATGATTTAGTGAAACTGTAAAGGAAtggaaatgaattgaaaatttataccATCAAAACATTCACTTTTTTATAGTTTAGTATAagtattttattggaaaaactGCCAAGTGactgaaatttcattataatcacCATTATTATTATAGTAGTGCCTTGTCATATGCAAACATAAACTtatacaatttcttatttttctttcccaCTTCAAATATTCTTATCTAAGAATTTATAGAAATGCATAAGCAAATTGCTATGATACAAATCATGACCTCAGACCTGAATTCACCAAAAACACTTACAAGGATTGCAAGCATAACAAAGGATCTTGACTTATatgaaaaagttatataatttggaGATGATAAGTTAGAACTCTACTCATTTTAGTCAGAAGGCAgaaggggaaaaagaaaaaaagaaacaaacaaaaaaccattaattcactttgaaaaaattttacatgaGTGGGAAAAAATGTCATTGGATCACCAACTGAATGCATTAAGTTTTATGAggacaaaaattcctttttgtgaTGGAcacttttattctaatatatgTACTTTTGACTTGATGTACAGAAAAACTGCATTTCTTTCACTGCatactttattacaaataattattttttaacatttactctCAGtgagttaaaatttgtttttatttatatgtaaagttagacttttaatatatacaaatccAACTTTTGTACTTTTCATCTAATGTACCCATGTGTAATTTAAGGATATTACTATATTCTCAATAGTGAAagtttgaattgaatattttaactgcaatatatgtaaatgacagtttaaaagccacttttgtattttaaaggttttaataTATAATGGGGTGTATAAAGCTTTGTaaactaataaaagtttttttaaaaagtttattgctTTATTGtggtaaatgttttatttatagcataaatCAGTGTTTAGTATTGGTCTGATATTTGAAAAAGCTAGTAAGGCATATGAAAATTCACTAATGGCTCtagagaattattattattatttgcagataaaaaattaactaaacagatgtatacatcaaaattttcataaaatttgttagaTAGAGAACAAGAAAATAtaggataaaatgaaaataatg
The Argiope bruennichi chromosome 6, qqArgBrue1.1, whole genome shotgun sequence DNA segment above includes these coding regions:
- the LOC129972308 gene encoding G protein-coupled receptor kinase 1-like, producing MASNIRKQQKEEREMPPSKFPRTKEYRENKLTDADQESYKNFSAVKRKFDDEEEFGCIIHGYLKKLGGPFPSSWQTRYAQLYFNRLELHAESSSVRPELIFIDQIEEVVADYVMVNGKQCIVLKMNAEKCRDAEIVLTNPDEIALKEWLTSLESTYKNALELLATMAKKADDIFTALNIQY